One genomic region from Maridesulfovibrio ferrireducens encodes:
- a CDS encoding AAA family ATPase yields the protein MTSVKFSPEYIQCIGARNATDICTPSKKDRQIMLEQYCEIACMLKPPLEQWKVVGRKEVYLYQKYLYQMNSAEFKYTTYVNKPFLMIKWNFKCDDDTAPNTGWVSLYARLHNLSKRDALHEIARQYKIDVETPHLTSLNIYSGMELRSHSKCEDSGHDCLSPSKDAGWREVTTLDFRGPQGFSTFKVKLMEDGQKNKFLFPHCYWEEIWRNDNHYLRMPDLYLGCYPKPYPLSGQDLIEKYPQAKIVLTEDLPLAFSLNEKFITEDDPEYIAASWFGGKDSLDDVDYSPLEDRDVIYQPRADHASYVNAEKIKEKCWKVGCNSFRISKAVMFLRDFSKITTKEGLLDLKCSFEKFLVNFGRNVLTDPLDNLLHGLANSWGIREYKKWLCEVGLKRDKPASVKNELFTNSLPLATPSGINCDKRNLDSLIAPENVSIVVGDQDGGKSLYALTLGLAMSYKFNLFEFEVNCARNVYYLDAENPVSRISERKQQILSAYGFKDDASKCFQFYSGIDTHKQSNESPLNLFDPTWQEYLCALLPENSVLVVDNLLTLAKEASNHQSKFEELIKYFRTLGNKKISVILVHHFGKNGLPFGTTATEALCQNIIEIKKCTVGQHGPGANMTVTFAKCKTYPDLTGSSFQAYLPYNKNAPLESQAWVYNAVDGSAQEAPFAMNINPELNDLENKIIMELEQSGAPLKRSKIAKRIGCKSDKIKTNLTKLLDLSLIKKHGDSDQATKYSAMSTAIFVG from the coding sequence ATGACTAGTGTTAAATTTTCACCCGAATACATCCAGTGTATCGGAGCTCGCAACGCAACGGACATTTGCACCCCTTCCAAAAAAGACAGGCAGATCATGCTGGAGCAATATTGCGAAATAGCTTGTATGCTAAAGCCTCCTTTAGAGCAGTGGAAAGTTGTTGGTCGCAAAGAAGTTTATTTATATCAAAAATATCTGTATCAAATGAACAGTGCAGAATTCAAATATACTACCTACGTTAATAAACCGTTTTTAATGATTAAATGGAATTTTAAATGTGATGATGACACTGCCCCCAATACCGGGTGGGTATCTTTATACGCAAGACTACACAACCTTTCTAAACGAGACGCTCTTCACGAGATTGCCAGACAGTACAAGATTGATGTCGAGACCCCCCACCTCACATCATTAAACATATATTCAGGAATGGAGTTGCGCTCACATTCTAAATGTGAAGATTCTGGTCACGATTGTCTATCCCCATCAAAAGATGCTGGTTGGCGTGAAGTTACTACTTTAGACTTCCGTGGACCCCAAGGTTTTTCAACGTTTAAAGTAAAGCTGATGGAGGATGGTCAAAAAAATAAGTTTCTTTTTCCTCACTGTTACTGGGAAGAAATATGGAGAAATGATAACCACTACCTTCGCATGCCTGATTTATATTTAGGATGTTATCCAAAACCTTATCCGCTGTCTGGGCAAGATCTCATTGAGAAGTATCCGCAAGCGAAAATTGTACTTACGGAAGATCTGCCGCTGGCTTTTTCACTGAATGAGAAATTCATCACAGAAGATGATCCCGAGTACATTGCGGCATCGTGGTTCGGAGGCAAAGACTCCCTAGACGATGTTGATTATTCGCCGCTGGAAGACCGGGATGTAATTTACCAACCTAGGGCCGATCATGCCAGCTATGTGAATGCTGAGAAAATAAAAGAAAAATGCTGGAAAGTCGGGTGCAATTCATTCAGGATTTCGAAGGCGGTTATGTTCCTGCGGGACTTCTCCAAAATCACGACCAAGGAGGGACTTCTCGACTTAAAGTGTTCCTTTGAAAAATTCTTAGTAAATTTCGGTCGCAATGTGCTGACAGATCCGCTTGATAATTTACTACATGGACTTGCTAATAGCTGGGGCATAAGAGAATACAAGAAGTGGCTGTGCGAAGTCGGGTTAAAACGTGATAAACCAGCTTCCGTAAAAAATGAACTATTCACGAACAGCTTGCCGCTAGCGACTCCTTCAGGAATAAATTGTGACAAGCGAAATCTTGATTCGTTAATAGCACCTGAAAATGTATCCATTGTCGTCGGAGATCAAGATGGCGGAAAAAGTTTATACGCCCTTACATTAGGGTTGGCTATGAGCTACAAGTTCAACCTATTTGAATTTGAAGTAAACTGTGCGCGTAATGTTTATTACTTGGACGCTGAAAATCCAGTAAGCCGGATTAGTGAGCGTAAGCAGCAGATTTTATCCGCCTATGGATTTAAAGATGATGCGTCAAAATGTTTTCAATTTTATTCCGGAATCGATACTCATAAACAGAGCAATGAAAGTCCGCTGAACCTTTTTGATCCTACTTGGCAAGAGTATTTGTGTGCTCTACTACCTGAAAATAGTGTGCTCGTTGTCGATAACCTACTGACTCTGGCTAAGGAAGCTTCGAATCACCAGAGCAAATTCGAAGAATTAATCAAGTATTTTAGGACGCTCGGAAATAAAAAAATCAGCGTCATACTTGTGCACCATTTTGGGAAGAACGGTTTGCCTTTTGGGACGACAGCAACAGAAGCCCTTTGTCAGAATATTATTGAAATTAAGAAATGTACTGTAGGGCAACATGGCCCCGGAGCCAATATGACAGTCACGTTTGCGAAATGCAAAACGTATCCGGACCTCACAGGGAGTTCGTTTCAAGCGTACTTGCCGTATAACAAGAATGCTCCACTGGAAAGTCAAGCATGGGTATATAATGCTGTTGACGGTAGTGCTCAAGAAGCCCCATTTGCAATGAATATTAACCCTGAATTGAATGATCTGGAAAATAAAATTATTATGGAATTGGAACAGAGCGGAGCCCCTCTCAAACGATCAAAAATTGCTAAGCGTATAGGGTGCAAAAGTGATAAAATCAAAACGAACCTAACCAAATTACTTGATCTCAGTCTCATAAAAAAACACGGGGACTCCGATCAAGCTACCAAGTATTCAGCTATGTCGACTGCTATTTTTGTTGGCTAA
- a CDS encoding phage/plasmid primase, P4 family: protein MADKEKIAQEVKAFAAAEPDKVIQDKRAAHLAALRKAGKLLKPIRPKDAIDIKLVYRAFRREELGIAELAASMFSGKYLYDNHLDRWFKFNCTIWETDINREIESALDRVANEFELEAGRLFKAAQILKVKQKSNGGIKERARKFKKKANSLRQMKNINSVLKFLRQGAMLGFDSSGLEYPKTLLPTLECVMDLKTGKVYKDRPWNELHFRYKSPWKFTELNEPAELWQRSLRQVFCGDEKVIEYFEYFVGFAVTGIQPKNFFVFWGKTGDNGKSIIFETLQKGLGKFATTMKVEQLLAEKYPSGADKPSPSTVKLNGARLAVASEAEDSQWFSTAKVKSLTSGSDKLTGRTLNQKDETEFEQSHCLALHTNNIPKLKGADPAFLKNRLKIFSCEARFITPEEGPEDPENFIFHQIPKAELDAKLEAESSGILAWMIRCAMKAIKLGHMPATPLAIATVTEDFSDDQDYVGQFISVCCEPDPEHEIGLRMKDIYSVFVLWFRDENSLSEKAKINTTPNALGKELLKRSEVKKVGKKESRVGVPLYYGFRILPEWQEKAEQQEIKKEQQGTL from the coding sequence GTGGCTGATAAAGAAAAAATTGCACAGGAAGTGAAGGCTTTTGCCGCCGCTGAACCTGATAAAGTTATCCAGGATAAACGGGCTGCTCACCTTGCTGCTTTGCGGAAGGCTGGAAAACTCCTTAAGCCTATTCGGCCTAAAGATGCGATAGACATTAAATTAGTTTATCGAGCTTTCCGTCGTGAAGAGCTGGGTATTGCTGAGCTTGCGGCGTCGATGTTCAGCGGAAAATATTTGTACGACAATCATCTTGATCGCTGGTTTAAGTTCAATTGTACGATATGGGAAACGGATATCAATCGCGAAATTGAGTCTGCGCTTGATCGTGTAGCAAACGAATTTGAACTTGAAGCTGGTAGGTTGTTTAAGGCTGCTCAAATCCTTAAAGTTAAGCAAAAAAGTAATGGAGGAATTAAGGAGCGCGCCCGTAAATTTAAGAAAAAAGCGAATTCATTGCGGCAAATGAAAAATATCAATTCGGTGCTTAAGTTTTTACGCCAAGGGGCTATGCTCGGTTTTGACAGTTCCGGTCTTGAGTATCCGAAAACACTGCTTCCGACTCTTGAGTGCGTTATGGATCTGAAGACAGGGAAAGTTTACAAGGATCGACCTTGGAACGAGCTTCATTTTCGCTATAAATCACCGTGGAAGTTTACGGAACTGAATGAACCGGCTGAGCTTTGGCAAAGAAGTCTCCGGCAGGTTTTTTGTGGTGATGAAAAGGTAATAGAGTATTTTGAATATTTTGTAGGTTTCGCTGTCACAGGGATACAGCCTAAAAACTTCTTTGTTTTTTGGGGCAAGACTGGGGACAATGGAAAATCTATAATTTTTGAGACTCTTCAAAAGGGACTTGGAAAATTTGCGACAACGATGAAGGTCGAGCAACTTCTTGCGGAAAAATATCCGTCAGGAGCTGACAAGCCAAGTCCTTCGACCGTTAAACTTAACGGCGCTCGTTTAGCTGTAGCCAGTGAGGCTGAAGATTCTCAGTGGTTTTCAACTGCAAAAGTTAAGAGCCTGACTTCTGGCTCTGATAAACTTACAGGCCGGACGCTGAATCAGAAAGACGAAACTGAATTCGAGCAGAGCCATTGTCTTGCTTTACACACAAATAATATTCCAAAACTTAAAGGCGCTGATCCGGCGTTCTTAAAGAATCGCTTGAAGATATTTTCTTGTGAAGCGCGGTTCATCACGCCCGAAGAAGGGCCGGAAGATCCTGAAAATTTCATTTTTCATCAGATCCCAAAAGCTGAACTTGATGCAAAATTGGAAGCTGAATCTTCTGGAATTCTGGCGTGGATGATTCGTTGTGCCATGAAAGCGATCAAGCTTGGTCACATGCCTGCGACTCCGCTTGCTATTGCGACTGTGACGGAAGATTTCAGCGACGATCAGGATTATGTCGGTCAGTTTATTTCTGTTTGTTGCGAACCTGATCCAGAGCACGAAATCGGTTTGCGAATGAAGGATATTTATTCCGTTTTTGTCCTTTGGTTTCGGGATGAAAATTCTTTGTCTGAGAAAGCAAAGATAAACACGACTCCTAACGCTCTTGGCAAAGAGCTGCTTAAAAGATCGGAAGTTAAAAAAGTAGGGAAAAAGGAAAGTCGTGTAGGCGTTCCGCTTTATTACGGTTTCCGCATTCTTCCCGAATGGCAGGAAAAAGCCGAACAGCAGGAAATTAAGAAAGAGCAGCAGGGGACTTTATAA
- a CDS encoding CHC2 zinc finger domain-containing protein, translating to MGKALEFLGTDGCAVALTSLIDVKKGQGTHDQWFCCPFHGSDKEPSAHYDSLQDVFFCFGCQVGGDLIKFYTDLQNMDETEGFLSFLKAFCPDRMGGSRQDAPAPRKAPVPVKNEWVPDAPYLPSEAWRKKADEIVRECAEELQTRPDLLAQLGEWGIDAETARKCLVGWNSKDRFYSVTSMGLPYEPAKRNPDRERKIWWPKGLVFASFRDGLPAKVKIRVEELLSADMPRYFQIYAGAVSDGQRSPYLIAGRHDALIWVIVETDRDAYLVWSACVGLPFPVGVMAVGAAGARPDSHATAILRRAVLILNGLDNDRAGRQFSHEFWREEFPFCRRWPVPPCYGKDIGDAVFPLSLREFSDWPLDSFSQMGFEPFYLDVRTWVEAGIPSHVVREVMPKTIAEQIEAEKIAPKSDEILQPVSLPVAAVSVAGPGSDVLLLSELMGRHKIGLQLGEGLSIVEPSSGWANKSELNWRAFTRISSLIFGESAQIDDLLDSLPDGLVTATTLLKPWISAGWKPVGSSK from the coding sequence ATGGGTAAGGCCCTAGAATTCCTCGGTACTGATGGTTGTGCGGTGGCTCTGACTTCGCTGATTGATGTAAAGAAAGGCCAAGGAACGCACGATCAATGGTTTTGCTGTCCTTTTCACGGTTCGGACAAGGAACCATCTGCCCATTATGATTCGCTGCAGGATGTTTTCTTTTGCTTCGGCTGTCAGGTTGGCGGTGATTTGATCAAGTTTTATACTGATCTGCAAAATATGGATGAAACTGAGGGTTTTTTATCCTTTCTCAAAGCGTTTTGCCCTGATCGGATGGGTGGAAGTCGGCAAGACGCTCCAGCCCCGCGCAAAGCGCCCGTTCCGGTCAAAAACGAGTGGGTTCCTGACGCTCCTTATCTGCCTTCTGAGGCTTGGCGGAAAAAAGCGGACGAAATCGTCCGAGAATGTGCCGAAGAGCTGCAAACCCGTCCTGACCTGCTTGCTCAGCTTGGTGAATGGGGAATTGATGCGGAAACAGCTCGTAAATGTCTTGTCGGCTGGAATTCCAAAGACCGTTTTTATTCAGTAACCTCTATGGGGTTGCCTTATGAGCCTGCAAAACGCAATCCTGACCGCGAGCGTAAAATCTGGTGGCCGAAAGGTTTAGTTTTCGCTTCGTTCCGTGACGGGCTGCCTGCAAAAGTCAAAATCCGTGTTGAAGAACTGCTTAGTGCCGATATGCCGCGTTATTTTCAGATTTATGCGGGGGCGGTTTCTGACGGGCAGCGCTCGCCTTACCTGATTGCCGGACGGCATGACGCGCTGATCTGGGTCATCGTGGAAACGGATCGCGATGCTTATCTTGTGTGGTCCGCTTGTGTCGGCCTTCCTTTTCCTGTCGGGGTAATGGCTGTCGGAGCCGCCGGGGCGCGTCCTGATTCTCACGCCACTGCGATTCTGCGCAGGGCGGTATTGATTCTCAACGGTCTGGATAATGACCGCGCCGGACGTCAATTCTCGCATGAGTTCTGGCGGGAAGAATTTCCGTTCTGTAGGCGCTGGCCTGTGCCGCCATGCTACGGCAAGGATATCGGTGACGCCGTTTTCCCTTTGAGTTTGCGCGAGTTTTCAGACTGGCCGCTGGACAGCTTTTCACAAATGGGATTTGAACCCTTTTATCTGGACGTTCGCACATGGGTTGAAGCAGGAATTCCTTCGCATGTCGTGCGGGAGGTTATGCCGAAAACTATCGCGGAGCAAATTGAAGCGGAAAAAATAGCGCCTAAATCTGATGAAATTTTGCAGCCTGTCTCCCTGCCCGTCGCCGCTGTCTCTGTCGCTGGCCCCGGCTCTGATGTTTTGCTGCTTAGTGAACTTATGGGCCGTCATAAAATAGGGCTGCAGCTAGGGGAAGGGCTTTCAATTGTTGAACCTTCGTCCGGTTGGGCTAACAAATCCGAATTGAATTGGCGTGCTTTCACGCGGATTTCGTCACTTATTTTCGGAGAATCTGCGCAGATAGACGACTTGCTTGATTCTCTGCCGGACGGCCTAGTCACCGCGACAACCCTTTTGAAACCGTGGATAAGTGCAGGTTGGAAGCCTGTCGGGAGTAGCAAATAA
- a CDS encoding terminase gpA endonuclease subunit: MTTNIRGPIKFYPGELQILEAREWMSTADFAEKHFVLVAGSYAGQRFNHDFAPYARGIMDIWDKPWVREVIVAGSSQTVKTSIGYACVCSEIWREPSGAGLGMPDKDVAKRILDEKLSKHFLRSPELRKLLPDGENSVQTLKIAMRSANLYAMYSGSEASMSSISLRVLMLDEEDAYPDSGATDTMIERTIGYPVDRKIIRVSKPRGNEHESSIWDALKNRADVVYQYQAVCPSCGHAQLMEKKNIRVPDKMRDPATIKSQKLAWYECQGCGAKWNDYQRNIAIKNGRWFTEHEVLRPETVAFHIPSWISRYISLSTVAADWFTAVEAGTPKAYTKFDNNHCAKPYKVVAVETDETRAKKMVDPRRPPMVVPLEALALTCGIDMQMTGFWFVVRAWGRGLESWLIQYGWLNSFDELDELIFRTRYPVEGRDDVVMPIWRAPIDMGGGRDKSNEQGWSRTDEVKMYLQEIETGARPGTYPGVVFAVKGASRKQTETIRLSQMGAQPGVAAKYQQKLPLRTLDTDEFKDKIHLVRLNPASKQPMWMHSQTGEDYFRQLLAEKRKSDGKGGVQWDAGSRDNHLFDCEVYAAAGAEPLWTPSLMTLGQPIYIPKNPIVPPKREPTINPYTGEVC, translated from the coding sequence ATGACAACTAATATTCGAGGCCCAATCAAATTTTATCCCGGCGAATTGCAGATTTTAGAAGCTAGGGAGTGGATGTCTACGGCTGATTTTGCGGAAAAGCATTTTGTTCTGGTGGCTGGAAGTTATGCAGGACAGCGTTTTAACCACGATTTCGCGCCATATGCTCGCGGTATCATGGATATCTGGGATAAACCGTGGGTTCGGGAGGTTATTGTCGCGGGAAGCTCTCAGACTGTAAAAACATCAATCGGTTATGCGTGTGTTTGTTCTGAGATCTGGCGGGAACCGAGCGGGGCGGGTCTTGGAATGCCCGATAAAGATGTTGCTAAGCGAATCCTTGATGAAAAACTTAGTAAGCATTTTTTGCGTTCTCCTGAACTTCGTAAGCTCCTGCCGGATGGTGAAAATTCAGTTCAAACTTTAAAAATTGCAATGCGTAGCGCGAATCTTTACGCCATGTATTCAGGCTCGGAGGCTTCCATGTCTTCGATTTCTTTGCGGGTGTTGATGCTCGATGAGGAAGACGCTTACCCTGATTCCGGTGCAACTGACACCATGATCGAGCGCACAATAGGTTATCCGGTTGACCGTAAAATTATCCGAGTATCCAAGCCGCGCGGGAACGAACATGAGTCCTCAATATGGGATGCTCTTAAAAATCGGGCCGATGTGGTTTACCAGTATCAAGCAGTCTGTCCGTCCTGCGGACATGCTCAGCTTATGGAAAAAAAGAATATTCGTGTGCCGGATAAAATGCGCGATCCCGCCACAATTAAAAGTCAGAAACTGGCTTGGTATGAGTGTCAAGGGTGCGGAGCAAAGTGGAACGATTACCAGCGCAATATCGCCATAAAAAACGGGCGGTGGTTTACGGAACATGAAGTTCTACGCCCTGAAACTGTAGCTTTTCACATTCCGTCGTGGATAAGCCGCTATATTTCTCTTTCAACTGTTGCCGCGGATTGGTTTACAGCTGTAGAAGCCGGAACCCCTAAAGCTTATACGAAGTTTGACAACAATCATTGCGCCAAACCCTACAAAGTTGTTGCTGTTGAAACTGACGAAACCCGCGCTAAAAAAATGGTTGATCCGCGCAGGCCGCCGATGGTGGTTCCGCTTGAAGCACTGGCACTCACTTGCGGTATTGATATGCAAATGACGGGGTTTTGGTTTGTTGTCCGCGCATGGGGCCGCGGGCTGGAATCTTGGTTGATTCAATACGGCTGGCTAAATTCTTTTGATGAGCTGGACGAACTTATTTTCAGAACCCGCTATCCGGTTGAGGGTCGTGACGATGTTGTGATGCCGATCTGGCGCGCGCCGATTGATATGGGTGGCGGTAGAGATAAATCTAATGAGCAGGGGTGGTCCCGCACTGACGAAGTTAAAATGTATTTGCAAGAAATTGAGACAGGAGCACGCCCGGGAACTTATCCGGGTGTTGTTTTTGCTGTTAAAGGTGCATCGCGTAAACAGACTGAAACTATTAGGCTTTCTCAGATGGGCGCACAGCCCGGAGTTGCCGCAAAATATCAGCAAAAATTACCGCTGCGGACTCTCGACACGGATGAGTTTAAAGATAAAATTCATCTTGTCCGGCTTAATCCAGCATCAAAACAACCGATGTGGATGCACTCACAAACAGGCGAGGATTATTTTCGGCAGTTGCTTGCAGAAAAAAGAAAGTCGGACGGCAAAGGCGGTGTGCAATGGGATGCCGGAAGCCGTGACAACCATTTATTTGACTGCGAAGTATATGCAGCCGCTGGCGCGGAACCTTTATGGACGCCTTCGCTTATGACTCTTGGTCAACCTATTTATATTCCTAAAAATCCGATTGTTCCCCCAAAACGTGAACCCACAATTAATCCTTACACTGGAGAAGTTTGCTGA
- a CDS encoding ogr/Delta-like zinc finger family protein — protein sequence MRIENVVKVAIALAEKGVDYQPKEGAVCPLCKQKIRVVTTKPWDDGVRIRFHRCDNDRCSIHALGIQIKSVQERK from the coding sequence ATGCGTATTGAAAATGTTGTAAAAGTTGCAATTGCTCTGGCTGAAAAAGGGGTTGATTACCAGCCGAAAGAGGGCGCGGTTTGCCCGCTCTGTAAACAAAAAATCAGGGTCGTAACAACTAAACCGTGGGACGACGGCGTAAGAATCAGGTTCCACCGTTGCGACAATGACAGGTGTTCGATTCATGCGCTGGGGATTCAGATCAAGAGTGTTCAGGAAAGAAAGTAA
- a CDS encoding Bro-N domain-containing protein yields the protein MSNIIPFDFGDRVVRVHQDQDGGPWFVAKDVAAILDIQNIRQNLETLDDDEKGVYKAYTLGGEQEMSCVSESGLYSLIFRSRKPEAKKFRKWVTSEVLPALRKNGCYSMPEPSPAPVLPFDTANLPHLSKTQRSVALQSAVQVARMNSGDEDDIRRLFSEYCFLLARPSQPDVQLTESADIVGEFIESALTVSDHTRNLTPFEKTKASEVYQAFRVFCVEKKIPEHCILSQSSFGQDFKSRKGIHRVSPKNFVTYNVIIKENLESTGELDVLLLAEWANRFLKPSSRKPQLSQRQVVWATALYNHYCQCMYDQDCEPISIILWGRWMKTKLNFRYQKGARGWYFVEWKVVDAALFSIPFGEINRQWERYKTAS from the coding sequence ATGAGTAATATAATCCCCTTTGATTTCGGTGATAGAGTTGTGCGCGTGCATCAAGATCAGGACGGCGGTCCTTGGTTTGTTGCTAAAGATGTTGCGGCTATTTTAGATATTCAAAATATCCGGCAAAACCTTGAAACGTTAGATGATGATGAAAAGGGTGTATATAAAGCATACACCCTGGGTGGCGAGCAAGAAATGTCGTGTGTTTCCGAATCCGGCCTATACTCCCTAATCTTCCGATCTCGCAAACCCGAAGCCAAAAAATTCCGCAAGTGGGTAACTTCCGAAGTTCTTCCCGCTCTCCGTAAAAACGGCTGTTACTCCATGCCGGAACCCTCCCCGGCTCCGGTGCTTCCCTTTGACACTGCAAACTTGCCCCACCTAAGCAAAACACAGCGATCTGTTGCTCTGCAATCAGCCGTGCAGGTGGCGCGCATGAATAGCGGCGATGAAGATGATATCCGCCGTTTATTTTCGGAGTATTGTTTCTTGCTGGCCCGTCCTTCTCAGCCAGACGTGCAACTGACTGAATCAGCTGATATAGTGGGTGAGTTTATAGAATCAGCTTTGACAGTTTCAGACCATACTCGCAATCTGACTCCTTTTGAAAAAACTAAAGCTAGTGAAGTGTATCAAGCTTTTCGGGTGTTTTGCGTGGAAAAGAAAATTCCAGAACACTGTATTCTGTCTCAATCCTCGTTTGGTCAGGACTTTAAATCTCGAAAGGGGATACATCGTGTTTCACCTAAAAACTTTGTCACTTACAATGTTATAATCAAAGAAAATTTAGAATCTACGGGCGAATTGGATGTTTTGCTGCTTGCAGAATGGGCAAATAGATTTTTGAAACCTTCCAGCCGCAAGCCTCAGTTAAGCCAGCGGCAAGTCGTATGGGCAACGGCCCTTTATAATCATTATTGCCAATGTATGTATGATCAGGATTGTGAGCCGATTTCAATTATCTTGTGGGGCCGCTGGATGAAAACAAAGTTAAACTTTCGTTATCAAAAAGGTGCGAGAGGGTGGTATTTTGTAGAATGGAAGGTGGTCGATGCTGCTCTTTTTTCAATTCCGTTCGGCGAAATAAATAGGCAATGGGAGAGGTATAAAACCGCCTCTTAA
- a CDS encoding phage portal protein — MNESNKLTLGERIYNGITSLVGGTLGLVSPGAALQYSVGRNAFLSYKAGSRRGANGKWNPRRGSADSMIRKDRTLVVARSRDLVRNSQYVSGALRKVCNNVVFKGIFPQAGIKKTDGTLDHDKNNSIEKLFKDWAKIVLFPEMQNLVLRHMWMDGEILVHFFIDLDLLEMGVVPLGVELIETDQLDTMVDGELSGGNYARRGIEYSRSGRPVAYHILPVHPGDGLVYRGATKRVPASDILHIFEKERASQSRGMPWLTTIVMAMHDFEDYQDSERIAARLMASFAYFIQRSGPSNPTENAFPGSVAANGQELPKYLSGPGQILEIPPNTEVNAQQYKRDGNAHESFSKTSLKGASVGAGVSYESFSNDYTDASYSSSRSATLEERRGYQVSQEYENTRFNTPVSEKFSFVAHLAGFLKNDTPLNIPVTWQTPGWTWVDPVKDSKASVIEVNELGITSRRELCAKQGKDYDEVTDQLERENNDLINRGLLEDKNAETKKG; from the coding sequence ATGAACGAGTCCAATAAACTCACTCTGGGCGAACGGATTTATAACGGCATCACCTCATTAGTCGGCGGAACTTTGGGTCTTGTTTCTCCTGGAGCCGCTTTGCAATATTCTGTCGGGCGGAATGCTTTTCTTTCGTATAAAGCTGGAAGCCGCAGGGGTGCAAACGGAAAATGGAATCCACGCCGCGGAAGTGCTGATTCAATGATTCGCAAGGATCGTACTCTTGTCGTTGCTCGTTCCCGCGATCTTGTCCGTAATTCGCAATATGTTTCCGGAGCACTTAGGAAAGTCTGCAATAACGTAGTTTTCAAGGGGATATTCCCGCAGGCTGGCATAAAAAAGACTGACGGAACCCTAGACCATGACAAAAATAACAGCATCGAAAAGCTGTTTAAAGACTGGGCAAAAATAGTTTTATTCCCTGAAATGCAAAATCTTGTTCTCCGTCACATGTGGATGGACGGCGAGATTTTGGTTCATTTTTTCATAGATCTTGATTTGCTCGAAATGGGCGTTGTTCCCCTCGGCGTGGAACTGATTGAAACCGACCAACTGGACACAATGGTTGATGGTGAACTTTCCGGCGGAAATTACGCCCGCAGGGGAATTGAATACAGCCGATCCGGTCGACCTGTCGCTTATCATATTTTGCCCGTCCATCCCGGTGACGGGCTTGTCTATCGCGGAGCAACTAAGCGTGTTCCGGCCTCCGACATTCTTCATATTTTTGAAAAAGAACGAGCTTCCCAGTCTCGCGGGATGCCTTGGCTCACAACTATCGTCATGGCAATGCACGATTTTGAAGACTATCAGGATTCAGAACGTATTGCCGCCCGCTTAATGGCTTCATTCGCTTATTTCATTCAGCGTTCCGGCCCTTCAAATCCGACAGAGAATGCTTTCCCCGGCTCTGTCGCAGCAAACGGGCAGGAGCTGCCTAAATATTTAAGCGGCCCCGGTCAGATTTTAGAAATCCCACCAAACACCGAAGTTAACGCTCAACAATATAAGCGTGACGGTAATGCACATGAGAGTTTTTCTAAAACTTCTCTTAAAGGTGCGTCTGTCGGGGCGGGTGTGTCTTATGAAAGTTTTTCAAATGATTACACTGACGCGTCATATTCCAGCTCACGATCCGCCACTCTTGAAGAGCGGCGCGGATATCAGGTTAGTCAAGAGTATGAAAATACAAGGTTTAATACTCCAGTCTCTGAAAAATTTTCTTTTGTTGCCCACCTTGCCGGATTTTTGAAAAACGATACCCCGCTGAATATTCCTGTCACTTGGCAGACACCGGGCTGGACTTGGGTTGATCCGGTTAAAGATTCAAAAGCTTCGGTAATCGAAGTTAATGAACTTGGAATAACTTCTCGCCGTGAACTCTGCGCGAAGCAGGGCAAAGATTATGACGAAGTGACGGACCAACTTGAACGCGAAAATAATGACCTCATAAACCGGGGTTTATTGGAGGATAAAAATGCTGAAACCAAAAAAGGGTGA
- a CDS encoding DUF2190 family protein, with protein MAQNHICKGKVLDWTNGTGSDVLSGQAVVVGSIFAVALGDIADGESGVLSISEVYALPKAAEALTQGAKVYWDVDGDPKNGVVGSGALTATALNNVYTGVVMNAAVADAETVNVKINA; from the coding sequence ATGGCACAAAATCATATTTGCAAAGGTAAAGTTCTTGATTGGACCAACGGCACAGGCTCGGACGTATTATCCGGTCAGGCCGTCGTTGTCGGTTCTATTTTTGCGGTAGCTCTTGGCGATATCGCTGACGGTGAAAGCGGTGTTCTTTCTATCTCGGAAGTTTACGCACTTCCGAAGGCCGCTGAAGCTCTCACGCAGGGCGCAAAAGTTTACTGGGACGTTGACGGCGATCCGAAAAATGGCGTTGTCGGTTCCGGTGCACTGACCGCCACCGCGTTAAATAATGTCTACACGGGTGTTGTTATGAACGCCGCCGTAGCTGATGCGGAAACTGTAAACGTAAAAATCAACGCTTAA